The proteins below are encoded in one region of Ostrinia nubilalis chromosome 3, ilOstNubi1.1, whole genome shotgun sequence:
- the LOC135088134 gene encoding uncharacterized protein LOC135088134 has translation MSRNPARCVTAPAPVAADMSAPAPASRRGLLLLTLALVAAAQLVETQDVLCKRDGLFADYDSECREYVKCAGGVMKNRYSCGPGRVFSEVAGACVPRRRQPCIRRRCAPEDSLAYATPGTACRHYYRCENGTAVDHACPSGAWFDLDRQACTRGAGTCYEPLCAGLPDGTYPDASHECRRKLECRGADLKAVTSCPGGLCSAKCAPPRSAAIPLPAGDADFCSDEACSSLCHQAADGAYADRSTGCREYFVCEDRRVIRRGVCEPGLLFSGGGCEPAALTHCPPPARSPCFNRPDGLHRDWRDCSSWFDCRRERVVTRGSCDPGQVFDGVRCVPSERFTCEGPAPSAQCEGLPSGTYQDMEWNCTRYYHCEGSLRTGLACPAGRVFDGVRCSAAERYLCPSLERDSCFGRADGRYRALDTGCRGYYACAGGEKAGYACPAGRVFDGEACVPAAPGICPIDDYSCSGLADGYHAEMESSCHRYFYCQGGDRLATLSCLGGKIFDGHACVDPSKHECGAMPASMIENGGQFCARDGFFIQQGTECKRYYFCVTGIRTFLTCPTNQIFNGQVCVPINQFTCPG, from the exons ATGTCAAGGAACCCTGCGCGCTGCGTCACCGCGCCCGCGCCAGTCGCAGCCGACATGTCTGCGCCGGCGCCTGCCTCGCGCCGCGGGCTGCTCCTGCTCACGCTAGCGCTCGTCGCGGCCGCTCAACTCGTCG AAACGCAAGACGTGTTATGCAAAAGGGACGGCCTCTTCGCCGACTACGACAGCGAGTGTCGGGAGTACGTAAAATGTGCGGGTGGTGTGATGAAAAACAGATACTCCTGCGGCCCCGGACGCGTCTTCAGCGAGGTGGCGGGGGCGTGCGTGCCGCGCCGGCGCCAGCCCTGCATCCGGCGCCGGTGCGCGCCCGAAGATTCGCTGGCCTACGCCACCCCCGGCACCGCCTGCCGCCACTACTACCGCTGCGAGAACGGAACCGCCGTCGACCACGCGTGCCCCTCCGGCGCCTGGTTCGACCTCGACCGGCAGGCCTGCACGCGCGGCGCCGGCACCTGCTACGAGCCGCTGTGCGCCGGCCTCCCCGACGGCACCTACCCGGACGCGTCGCACGAGTGTCGGAGGAAGCTGGAGTGTCGCGGGGCCGACCTGAAAGCCGTGACGTCCTGCCCGGGGGGCCTGTGCTCCGCGAAGTGCGCGCCGCCGCGGTCGGCCGCGATCCCGCTGCCGGCGGGGGACGCCGACTTCTGCTCCGACGAGGCCTGCTCCTCGCTGTGCCACCAGGCCGCGGACGGGGCGTACGCGGACCGCTCGACCGGGTGTCGTGAATATTTCGTGTGCGAGGACCGGCGCGTGATCCGGCGCGGGGTGTGCGAGCCGGGGCTGCTGTTCTCGGGCGGCGGCTGCGAGCCGGCGGCGCTGACGCACTGCCCGCCGCCCGCGCGCAGCCCGTGCTTCAACCGCCCGGACGGGCTGCACCGCGACTGGCGCGACTGCTCGTCGTGGTTCGACTGCCGCCGCGAGCGGGTGGTCACGCGGGGCTCGTGCGACCCGGGGCAGGTGTTCGACGGAGTGCGTTGCGTGCCGTCGGAGCGGTTCACCTGCGAGGGCCCGGCGCCGTCGGCGCAGTGCGAGGGGCTGCCGAGCGGGACGTACCAGGACATGGAGTGGAACTGCACGCGGTACTACCACTGCGAGGGCTCGCTGCGGACCGGCCTGGCGTGCCCGGCGGGGCGGGTGTTCGACGGGGTGCGGTGCTCGGCGGCGGAGCGCTACCTGTGCCCGAGCCTGGAGCGGGACTCGTGCTTCGGGCGGGCGGACGGGCGCTACCGCGCGCTGGACACGGGCTGCCGCGGGTACTACGCGTGCGCCGGCGGCGAGAAGGCGGGCTACGCGTGCCCGGCGGGCCGCGTGTTCGACGGCGAGGCCTGCGTGCCCGCCGCGCCCGGCATCTGCCCCATCGATGACTACTCGTGCTCCGGGCTCGCGGACGGCTACCATGCGGAAATGGAATCGAGCTGCCACAG ATACTTCTACTGCCAAGGCGGTGACAGACTAGCAACCTTATCGTGTCTCGGAGGCAAGATATTCGACGGGCACGCGTGCGTGGACCCCTCGAAACACGAGTGCGGCGCAATGCCCGCGTCCATGATAGAAAATGGCGGCCAGTTCTGCGCGCGCGACGGATTCTTCATCCAGCAGGGCACCGAGTGCAAACGCTACTACTTCTGCGTCACCGGCATAAGAACTTTCCTCACCTGCCCTACCAACCAAATCTTCAATGGACAAGTGTGCGTTCCCATCAACCAATTCACATGCCCTGGATGA
- the LOC135087643 gene encoding WD repeat and FYVE domain-containing protein 2, translated as MAAEIKPAPRTPNDRFSTTKKPALLNKLEGCTDDVNAAVVIPGEDGVISVCDDKTVRVWLKRDSGQYWPSICQYMPSGCTSMFYTPETRQLFIGQENGTVSEFTLAADCNRINPSREYLAHTARVTAVVFSLSCEWVLSVSRDKLFAYHCSETGRRIGGYSFEAWCTALQFDSQSKYAFVGDYSGQITMLKLDNNGATLVTTLKGHSGSVRVLNWAPLPQLLFSGSFDQTIIVWDIGGQKGTAYELQGHSNKVTGLWYVGSCERLVSAGEDCALGVWEMGVRRRETPAWKESDLCQICRAPFIWNVRAMMEKKQLGLRQHHCRWCGAAVCGACSPHRLPLPVMGFEFPQRVCTVCYDTLRHEPRESLASFHDMKHAVASLYVDEATGRMCTAGKDRVIKVWDISVLLAPGPKPGTSVQ; from the exons ATGGCTGCTGAAATTAAGCCTGCACCTAGAACACCTAATGACAGGTTCTCAACTACCAAAAAACCTGCGTTGTTGAATAAATTAGAAGGGTGCACCGACGACGTCAACGCTGCAGTTGTAATTCCAGGGGAGGATGGAGTAATTAGCGTTTGCGATGATAA GACAGTACGAGTATGGCTCAAGAGAGACTCCGGGCAGTACTGGCCAAGTATTTGTCAGTATATGCCATCAGGATGCACGTCAATGTTCTACACTCCAGAAACACGTCAACTGTTCATTGGCCAGGAGAATGGAACAGTGTCAGAGTTCACATTAGCTGCAGACTGCAATAGAATCAATCCA TCCCGGGAATACCTGGCGCACACCGCGCGGGTGACAGCCGTTGTGTTCTCCCTGAGCTGTGAGTGGGTGCTCTCCGTGAGCCGGGACAAGCTGTTCGCGTACCACTGCAGCGAGACCGGCCGCAGGATCGGCGGCTACTCCTTCGAGGCGTGGTGCACCGCTTTGCA gttcgattcccagtcaAAATACGCGTTCGTGGGCGATTACAGCGGGCAGATAACTATGCTGAAGTTAGATAACAACGGCGCTACTCTAGTCACCACTTTAAAAGGACACAGTGG ATCAGTGCGAGTCTTGAACTGGGCACCTCTACCTCAACTTCTGTTTAGCGGGTCTTTCGACCAGACAATAATCGTTTGGGACATCGGGGGACAAAAAGGCACGGCGTACGAACTTCAAGGCCATAG CAACAAAGTAACAGGTCTATGGTACGTGGGTAGTTGCGAACGGCTGGTGTCAGCGGGCGAGGACTGCGCGCTTGGTGTTTGGGAGATGGGTGTGCGGCGACGCGAGACTCCTGCGTGGAAGGAGTCCGATCTGTGCCAGATTTGCCGCGCGCCTTTCATATGGAATGTGCGGGCTATGATGGAGAAGAAACAGCTTG GCCTGAGGCAGCACCACTGCCGCTGGTGCGGCGCGGCGGTGTGCGGCGCGTGCTCGCCGCACCGGCTGCCGCTGCCGGTCATGGGCTTCGAGTTCCCGCAGCGCGTCTGCACCGTCTGCTACGACACGCTGCGGCACGAGCC TCGCGAATCGCTAGCGTCATTCCACGATATGAAACACGCTGTAGCATCTCTATACGTGGACGAAGCTACGGGAAGAATGTGCACAGCGGGCAAAGACCGCGTCATCAAGGTGTGGGATATCAGCGTGCTACTCGCACCGGGCCCCAAACCCGGCACCAGCGTCCAATAG